DNA from Methylobacterium currus:
TGCTGCGAGCGCACCAACCCGAACGGCAAGCTGCAGGCCGAGACCTACGGCTATCCTCTGGCCGGCCTTTTCGGGTTCTCGCACATCACTGGCGGCTACGCGGGAGGCCAGGCCGAGTACCTGCGCGTGCCCTACGCCGACGTCGGGCCCATCGTCGTGCCCGAGGGTCTCACCGACGAGCAGGTGCTGTTCCTGAGCGACATCTTCCCGACCGCCTACCAGGCCGCCGAGCACTGCGACATCGGTCCCGAGGACACGGTCGCCATCTGGGGCTGCGGCCCGGTCGGCGTGCTCGCGGTCAAGTGCTGCTACCTGCTGGGCGCCAAGCGCGTCATCGCCATCGACAGCGTGCCCGAGCGCCTGGCGCTCGCCCGTGAGGCCGGAGCGGAAACCATCGACCTGTCCAAGGAGAACGTGCAGGAGACGCTGATGGAGATGACCAAGGGGCTCGGCCCGGACTCGGTCATCGAGGCGGTCGGCATGGAGTCCCACGGAGCCGACACGATGCTCCAGAAGGTCACCTCGGCCATCATGGAGCACACCGTCAGCCTTGAGCGGCCCTATGCGCTCAACCAAGCCATCCTCGCCTGCAGGCCAGGCGGCAACGTCTCGATGCCGGGCGTGTTCGCGGGCCCGGTCGGTCCCGTCGCCCTCGGCATCCTGATGAACAAGGGCCTGACCCTGAAGACCGGGCAGACCCACATGGTGCGTTACATGAAGCCGCTGATGGAGCGCATCCAGAACGGCGACATCGACCCGTCCTTCATCATCAGCCATCGCTCCACCAACCTGGAGGACGGCCCGGCCCTGTACGATATGTTCCGGGACAAGAAGGACAACTGCACCAAGGTCGTCTTCAAGCCGCACGGCTGACGCCAACCGGGTCACGGCCGGGTACGGCCTCAACGCGCGAAGGAACGGATGGTGGACGACACACGCGACCTCGCCCTGGTCTTCGCCGGCGGCAATGCCGTCGGCGCCTACCATGCCGGGACCTACGAGGCGCTGCACGGCCACGGGCTCAGGCCCGGATGGGTCGTGGGCGCCTCCATCGGCGCGGTGACGGCCGCCATTATCGCCGGCAACGCTCCAGAGGACCGGGCCGCCAAGCTCCGGACGTTCTGGGACGAGGCGACCCAGGCCACGGGGCCGAGCCCGACCGGGTTGCTCAAGCCGCGCCAGGTCTACAACGGGTTGCATGCGATCCTGGCGCTGGCCGGTGGGCGGCCGACCATCTTCGGCCACCGTTTCCCGGGCCTATGGTCGGCCCTGCCGTGGGTGCCGAACGACGTGGCCCTGTTCGACAACAAGCCCCTGCTGCGAACGCTGGAACGCCTCGTCGACTTCGAGCGGCTGAACCGAGGCGGTACGCGCCTGACGGTCGGGTGCGTCGACATCGAGACCGGCGAGGAGGTCTACTTCGACACTGCCCGCCAGGAGGTCCGGCCGGAGCACATCCTCGCCAGCACGGCCATCCTGCCGGCCTTCCCGCCGGTCGAGATCGGCGGGCGCGTCCTATGCGACGCGGGCTACACCAACAACCTCCCCCTAAACCCGCTCTTCGAGACCGAGCCGGGGCGGGACCTCCTCTGCATCGCCTCCGACCTGTTCTCCCTGAGGGCGCCGCGTCCCGCATCCCTCGACGCGGTGCTGGAGCGGGCCAACGACCTCATCTTCGCCAGCCCGCCGCGCCGGGCGATAGCGGGGCTGAGGCGCGAGTACGCGTTGCGGGAACGGCTCGATCCCGCGGGGCCGGCGGTGACGCTGCTGCACCTCGTCTACCAGGCGGGTGCGGAGGAGCTCGCGGCCAAGAGCTTCGACTTCTCGCCTTCGTCCATTAGCGACCGCTGGACGGCGGGTGTACGCGACGCGGCGCAAGGGCTTGGAGTGTTGAAGTCCGGCAAGAGCGAGAAGGGACGATTCCGGTATCTCAGCCTTCCCGATTGCCCCGACGCCCCGAAGACCGCCGCGCCTCAGGCGGCCTCCGCGGTGGCGTAGCGCCGGCAATGCTGCAGGTAGCCGACCTCGTGGCGACCGGCGAGCTCGACCACGCTCGACCAGAGCCACGAGGGCGCCTGCTCCCCGCCGTCCGTGCCTCGCATGACCTCGTCCCGCCAGCCCGCGCGGGTGGCCTCGTCCATCTGCCGCCCGTGTGCCTTGCCGACGACGTGGGCGAGGTAGTGCGCCGCCCGAACCGCCTCCTCGCGGCTGAACTGGTCGACGTCGAGCTTCAGGTCCTGCGGGGCGAGTTCGCGCATCACTACCGGCTTGCCGATCAGGCTGACCGGCAGCATGCGCTCGCCCAGGTTCGGCGAGAGCGCCCGGGCACCGGTGACCACCCGCTCGGCCGGGTCGGCGGGCATCCTCGCGCCCGTTGCCGCCGGCGCCGCGGGCTCGACGGCCTCCTTGAGGTCGACGAGCGCCAGGCGGCGCTTGCCGCCGTCCTCGATGCGCACGAGGGCGGCGTAGCGCAGGAAACCGAGCGAGGAGCAGCCCTTCATCCAGTAGGCCGCGTCGATCAGGCGGATGTCGGCGTTCTCGCCGCGGCCATTCAGAGCCAGCAGCAGTCCGCGTACCTGCTCCTCCTCGAACAGGTCGCCCAAGGCATCCCGTTCCGTCTCATCGAGCGCCCAGAACTTGCGCCCGAGCGGGATGGAGGGCTCGACGTCCTTCAGGCGTTCGCGGGCGAGGTGCTTCCAGCGACGACCGAGCGCCTGACGCCGCACCGTGCGCACCACGTCAGGCTCCGGCGGTACCCCGTCCCCGCCGGGTCCAGCGAGCCCATTTGCGTAACCTCGGACCATCTCTTCCAGCATTCGCGCCGTGACTACGCCTGGCAGGTCTGAGCCCCGCGCGGCGCTCGCCAGCGGCAGCCCGAGGCGGACGAGGTCGTGCGTCGGGTTGCCGACGACCGTCTGGTCGAGGTCGCGGACCTGTATGTCGACGTGCCCGTCGGCGTCGGCGAGCGGGCCCAGGTTGCCGAGGTGGCAGTCACCGCAGATCCAGACCGGCGGACCCTCCGGCAGGGTGCCACGTGCCAAACCGTCCAACCACTCGTAGAACCGTACGGTGTTGCCCCGGACGTAGGCGTGGGCGGACCTCGCCATTTTCAGCCGGCGCTGCCGCTCCAGCACCGCCGCACGTTCCTCGGGACCATGGCTTCCGGCTTTGGGCATCTTGTCGTCTCACGCACGTTGCGCGGCCCTACTCCCTTGCCGCGCCCATCAACGCACGAGAACATGTGGGCAACGCGCGTCGTTTCGTCTCCTCCGTGGATTACCGGACCGGCTTGTCCGTGCGGGGACTGCGGGGAGAAACGCCCTATGTGGCTCGGGCCGACGCCCCCCGCACCACGCTCCCGGAACCTTGCCGCGCATGATCCAGCCGACCCGCATCAAGCCCCTCAACGACATGCCCTTGCGGGAGCGAGCCGCTTACGTCCTGTACTGGATGGGGCTGTCCCAACGCGTCCACTTCAACCCGGCCCTGGAATACGCCGTCGAGGAAGCCAACAGGCTCGGGCTTCCGGCGCTGGTCTGCTACGGGCTTGCCGAGGGCGTCCCGGAAGCGAACGCCCGCCACTGGGCCTTCCTGCTAGAGGGGATGGCAGAGGTCGGGCCGGAGCTGGCCAAGCGCGGCATCGCCTTTGTCGCCCGACGGCAGACGCCGGTCGAGACGGCCTTGCTCTACGCGGCGGACGCCGCCCTGGTCGTCTGCGACCGCAACTACCAGAAGCCGGTGCGCCGCTTCTACGCCGACTTCGCAGAGCGGGCGCCGTGCCGCGTGATGCAGGTCGAGGGCGAGGTCGTCGTGCCCGTCGAGACTGCCTCTCCCAAGCACGAGGTCGCCGCCCGCACCCTGCGGCCCAAGCTCCGCCGGCTCCTGCCCGAGTACCTCGTGCCTCTGGACGAGCGGCCGGTCGCCCACCGGGCGGACCACCTCCGCTTCGAGAGCACGCTCGACCTCTCTGACGTGCCGAAGCTGGTGGCCGGCCTGAATGCCGACCAGAGCGTGCGGCCGGTGCGGCGGTTCAAGGGCGGCACGGCGCGGGCTGAGGCGACGCTGGGCCACTACCTGGACGCCCGCTTCAACCGCTACGCCCAGGTGCGCGGACGATCCGAGGCGGGGGCGGCCTCGCACATGAGCCCCTACCTGCACTACGGCCAGATCTCGCCGGTCGCCATCGCGCTCAAGGTGCTGGCAGCCGCGACTGGCGGCGAGGACGACAAGACGGCTTACCTGGAGGAGCTCGTCGTCCGGCGCGAGCTCGCGATGAACCACATCTTCTACGAGCCGAACTACGATAGCTACGAGGCCGTCCCTGCCTGGGCCCGCAAGACGCTCGATGCGCACCGGGGCGACGAGCGCCCCTACCTCTACACGCCCGAGCAGTTCGAGCAGGGTTTGACGCACGACCGCTACTGGAACGCGGCGATGATGGAGATGCGCGAGACCGGGTACATGCACAACCACATGCGCATGTACTGGGGCAAGAAGATCCTGGAGTGGTCGGCCTCGCCCGAGGAGGCGTTCGAGACGGCGCTGCGGCTGAACAACAAGTTCTTCATCGACGGACGCGA
Protein-coding regions in this window:
- a CDS encoding zinc-dependent alcohol dehydrogenase, with protein sequence MKALTWQSRGKITCETVPDPKIEHGRDVIIKVTACAICGSDLHLMGGFMPTMECGDVLGHETMGEVIEVGKDNHKLKVGDRIVVPFTICCGECRQCKWGNWSCCERTNPNGKLQAETYGYPLAGLFGFSHITGGYAGGQAEYLRVPYADVGPIVVPEGLTDEQVLFLSDIFPTAYQAAEHCDIGPEDTVAIWGCGPVGVLAVKCCYLLGAKRVIAIDSVPERLALAREAGAETIDLSKENVQETLMEMTKGLGPDSVIEAVGMESHGADTMLQKVTSAIMEHTVSLERPYALNQAILACRPGGNVSMPGVFAGPVGPVALGILMNKGLTLKTGQTHMVRYMKPLMERIQNGDIDPSFIISHRSTNLEDGPALYDMFRDKKDNCTKVVFKPHG
- a CDS encoding patatin-like phospholipase family protein — encoded protein: MVDDTRDLALVFAGGNAVGAYHAGTYEALHGHGLRPGWVVGASIGAVTAAIIAGNAPEDRAAKLRTFWDEATQATGPSPTGLLKPRQVYNGLHAILALAGGRPTIFGHRFPGLWSALPWVPNDVALFDNKPLLRTLERLVDFERLNRGGTRLTVGCVDIETGEEVYFDTARQEVRPEHILASTAILPAFPPVEIGGRVLCDAGYTNNLPLNPLFETEPGRDLLCIASDLFSLRAPRPASLDAVLERANDLIFASPPRRAIAGLRREYALRERLDPAGPAVTLLHLVYQAGAEELAAKSFDFSPSSISDRWTAGVRDAAQGLGVLKSGKSEKGRFRYLSLPDCPDAPKTAAPQAASAVA
- a CDS encoding DUF2252 family protein, which produces MPKAGSHGPEERAAVLERQRRLKMARSAHAYVRGNTVRFYEWLDGLARGTLPEGPPVWICGDCHLGNLGPLADADGHVDIQVRDLDQTVVGNPTHDLVRLGLPLASAARGSDLPGVVTARMLEEMVRGYANGLAGPGGDGVPPEPDVVRTVRRQALGRRWKHLARERLKDVEPSIPLGRKFWALDETERDALGDLFEEEQVRGLLLALNGRGENADIRLIDAAYWMKGCSSLGFLRYAALVRIEDGGKRRLALVDLKEAVEPAAPAATGARMPADPAERVVTGARALSPNLGERMLPVSLIGKPVVMRELAPQDLKLDVDQFSREEAVRAAHYLAHVVGKAHGRQMDEATRAGWRDEVMRGTDGGEQAPSWLWSSVVELAGRHEVGYLQHCRRYATAEAA
- a CDS encoding deoxyribodipyrimidine photo-lyase, with protein sequence MIQPTRIKPLNDMPLRERAAYVLYWMGLSQRVHFNPALEYAVEEANRLGLPALVCYGLAEGVPEANARHWAFLLEGMAEVGPELAKRGIAFVARRQTPVETALLYAADAALVVCDRNYQKPVRRFYADFAERAPCRVMQVEGEVVVPVETASPKHEVAARTLRPKLRRLLPEYLVPLDERPVAHRADHLRFESTLDLSDVPKLVAGLNADQSVRPVRRFKGGTARAEATLGHYLDARFNRYAQVRGRSEAGAASHMSPYLHYGQISPVAIALKVLAAATGGEDDKTAYLEELVVRRELAMNHIFYEPNYDSYEAVPAWARKTLDAHRGDERPYLYTPEQFEQGLTHDRYWNAAMMEMRETGYMHNHMRMYWGKKILEWSASPEEAFETALRLNNKFFIDGRDANSFTNVTWLFGLHDRPWGSRPVYGNVRSLGAATLKKFDADGYVREVERLAAVERS